The genomic window cctgctggggcagtAAGGATGGTGAATGCAGAGCTCTTGAGATCCACCCAAGACTATGTAAGAAAATCTCAGAGCAGCATCTTTTCTCTCAGTCTCGTTTCCCTGTCCTCACCTTTTCTGCCTGTCAGACACCTCAAGGTACAGGAGCCTttcctgctgtgccctgggtCACGTGGAACAAATGCACCAGATGTTATTCGTGATTATTATTACAACACCAAGACTGTTCTCATAATACAGTTATGGTCGGAACATGCATAGGAAGAGAGATTGGTTGAAGAGACTACCCTTACTAATGTTAAAAGAGTATAAAGCAAGTTTAGTATTACAGGAACTGTCATGCTACACTGACAAAATATATTGGTTTAGCTTATGTCATTGCTAACTTGATGGAGGAACAGGTTGAGGTGTACACAAGGGTTGTCACCCAAGTGTCATTGGGATGTCTTTGTTCAAATACAGCAGCTTCACAGCCTCAGACCTCGTGTGAACTAACTTGAGGCAAGTTAGATGGACAGTTAGCCTGTGTGGGTGAGCCCTGGTCTCCCGGATGGGGGGTTACTGGAAAGAGTCATTTTCACAGCTGTTGCAAGAAGAACCTTGAACACTCAACAACTCTTCAGTTCAGAGACTGTACTAGAAACAAGAAGTGAATGTTACGTGTTTTCACTGTGgaaaatttgattattttaatctttgaaGAAGGAAACCAACTTGGAAGACCCTCCCACTTTCAATAGACACCGTTTCTGAGTcaagctgtttattttcacttggGGACTATTGGTAAACTGAAAGGAAACTTCTTAAAACTGCCGATGTCCTTGCTTTCAGCCATATGTTTTTGTACACCCCCGTCGCCGTAGTGATGGCTTTCTAGTAGCACAGTAGCAACACGAACAAATcctgtttcaaatatttttatcttgagCATACAgcataacaattttttttttcatttaatacatTCTTGCTGCAGTTATATTTCATTTAAGAAGACACGTGACTGAAGAATATATTCCCCGAGACAGTAAGGATTTTTATGGTTATAGGTTCTGGAGTTAATGTCAAGGAATTAAAAACTGACTTCTGAGAAAGCTAGCCTAAAGATACGTTGCAGAaatcttcagtttaaaaacttgcaccccaaaaaaatggaaaaagtttgAAGAGTAACTCAAGTACTAACACCCGCCAACCGCTTTTCCAGTTAACTTTCTAAATGTCTCATATCTTTGTAGAGCTGATCTTTTTGTCAGTGTGCGAAGAAGTCGTACAAGTAGTCAGTGGTGCTTTAATGCTGGAATGGTGATGGCATGCTGTGCATGACTGGGATGTGGATACCACTTGTCAGCTCTAGGTGTAGCATACTGCTTTGTGAATAGAATTGTGTCTTAGGAGCAGTTAGTGAACATGCTAGCCAAGCTGTGAGCTGAATAATGTGATACCATTCTAACAGTGGATAATGGACAAGTTCATTTTGTTAGCTGTTTCTACAAAGGAACACGAATCTTAATAAAAGCAATACATAAATCTTTAGtgcattcattcattcattcaaacACCCATTTTTATGggtgtttttgatttttgtctcctttttttaGGCttaattctgtaaataaatctttaaaaaatcattggAAAGTATAAACGCTTTGCAAGGGTAGTCTCAAATGTTGTAAAAGTGTTGTAGATCTGGCTGAAGTTTATTGGATGTGGGTAAATCAGTGGGCAAGCTTGCACTGATTTAATGGGCTGGATTTTTCAGCCTGCTATTGACAAGGCATTAGCAGGGAAAGTTACTAGTTCTTCTATGTGTTTActtctgttatttattcttAGTGCAAATTGCACTTAAAATTgcttatttccttattttttcagGGCACACAGGACACACTGTTGATATGAATACGTTTTTGGATGATCCAGAATTTGCAGAAATCATTCTGAGAGCAGAGCAAGCTATAGAGTGTGGAGTTTTCCCAGAAAGAATCTCTCAAGGATCCAGTGGGAGCTACTTTGCTAAGGACCCAAAAGGGgtgagcaaaatatttcaaattcagaGACTCTAACaactaatttaaaatgaaacttaTAAATTCCTTATGAATTGAAGGCCTTTTACCTAAAATCCTTAGTGCTTTATGGTATACCAAAATTAATTGTCTTTTATTTAcgatgttttttcctctttgctccTATGTGATTGGTAGACAGGCAAGATGAGTGATACAACCAAATCTGCCTTTTTACTTGTACTTGTCTGCTAAATCTTAACTTGGTagtttttgtttccctttctttcccttagTACTAGATGGTACCTTAAATAGATATGATAACATCAAAGAGGTATCCTAAGGTTACTGTGAGACAAAGATGTTAGTTACCTGAATAGATTGCTTGAAAAGTAACTTTTGGGTAGAATTCTTTAATAAGATGACGTACGTCTTCACACTTCAGACATACTTTgactctgttttctttaaatcagaAATACTTTGCTTATGGACCTGTTCCAAAAAGTGGAGGACtccaaaacattttcagcaaataCCAAAAAGACCGTTCCCTACACCTTTGATGATTTGTTGTATCCAATTTTAAGTTCCATGAACAATCTTTGGTCTTAGATAGATGTAGATGTTTGTTAATTCTGAAGATCCTAGGTGAGGTAGGCGTGGAAGCTGTAACACTTCAAGTTTCAAGGTTTTCAGAACACCTTCAAGCTCATTTCCTGCATCTCCAAAAAGGTCATTTCCCATTTGTCTAGGGTTTagctttatttctattttaaccTTTATTCACATTATTGGTCAGTACAGAATATATTCCTGTTCTGCCACCTACTTTTCATAGATGTCCAGCTTGTTTTAATGCCAGATTTCTGATGATGGCATTTACACTTTTGAGGCAGTGATTACCTGGCTTAAGTCAAATAAATATGTGAATAACTTATGTTGTGTTCTCAttctaaattaatttctaatataAAGTGATAGAACTACCTCTAGAAAATCCAAGAACTGCATGTTCTAGATCAGGCTGTTTGACCAGCAGATGCTTGAGGCTCACAGTGTCCAGGGGCTAATGAGAAAGTAAGCATCGTTTTTGTAACCATAGCGTTTAGGATGGAGCaccttgtttctttgtttcttccatGGTGATTCTAttggtttcatttctgttttgcagtgaaGTGTTGGTTTTGTTCCCAGCAGTGACGTGCTCACCTCTCCCGAGTTCATGCAGGTCATTGATTTGAATGCGTCTAAGAGAAGTGAAGACATAAActaaaaaatcagtgtttttttttttttttttttagggaggCCAGAAAGCTTTCATTGCAAAATATGAAAGTATTTACTAGCATGACTGAGAATAATACTGAATTCCTACCTTGctttgaattttgcttttgttctttttgcacTTAAACCTTATCTAAATTTGTTATCCAGATTAAAggtctgattaaaaaaaattattttgccacTACTGTGACTAGAATGGATCCCGTTTGTAGAATGGATTTCACATCCTGTTTGACAGAGTGTTGCATCATCCTACTTCAGACCAGTTTTGTGACTTGCTTTCTCCTACTCTTCTTGAGTAATCTTCTCGTTACGTGGGAAAGAGCTTATTAAAAGACGCACTCAGCCTTCTTACTGGTCAGCTTCTGCAGTGTTTACCCATGCTAATACCAGGTTAGAGCTAAGACGTTGCCACTAGGTCATCTTACTGATTTGATTCTTCCAGAAATACAAAACTAAAATTGTCTAATTAAAATGATCAcctttgtgtattttattgGCATAGTTGTATGCTGATAAGCAGCAGTTCAGTACTTCAGCAGCACTTCTGCTGAAATGattaatatttctgcattcaTTGCTCACTGTGtaaccaggaaagaaaaagagattgtCTGCTGCAAACACAAACTCTTCTGCGAGGTGTTTCTGACCATTCAGCTCTTGGCTAACTGGGAATGTCAATGGAGCCTGTCTAGAAATTGGTTTTGGCTTGCACAATGAAGGCTGGCCTGCTGGGCTATCTACTTACTGAGCTGTCTGGTTTTACTTTGGTTCTCAACAGCAGTGGCTCTTACTTCAGGGAAAACTTCAAAAACGTGCCTAGATTTGATGCTAAAGCACAGTGTGGTCCAGGCGAGTACTGGAACGAGCTAAGCTCCTTCTTGGAGCCTTCAATTTGTGGGAAGTGCTACCCAGAGAGTGACTCAGAAAGGAGATATGAATGGCTTGGCATATACTACCACGTACACCGCTGCGTCTCTGGGAAACAAAAAGCTGCCAGCTTTGTTTTGAGCAGGCAGGTACATGTGATTCACCAGGAATAGTTAAATAGCTTCTTAACATTTCTAAACCTAACGATGGGGTTTTGACTAAAGTAGTATACCAAGTACATTCAGTTTCCAAAGCATTGTGACTTTTTTAAAAGGCCAATTACTGATGTATTCTGTGCAGAGAACATAGGTTTGTGTTCCGCACTGTCATGTTACAGAGAATGCTTATTGTAAACATAAAAGCCTTTTGTGGAGGCCTAAATTGAATAGTAAGTGTTCTCTTGCATAGAATTTGCTCGCGATTCTGAAGGTATTCTTCGAATCACAGATAGCAGCATGTTGAAAGCATAAGGGAACTTTTGTCACTTTGTTTCCTCTTGATAGGAAGCTTATTTTAAAGGATGAATGCAAATAGTGATATTTTGTAACTTCTTTAGTTGATGGGATGAATCCAACCGGATGGACGGGACAGGTGCTGTACTTGAGTCTGGTGTACTCTGTTTACAAATGCAATGAAGCAAATTCCCTGTAGCTAATCTTGTCCAAAGAAGGATTAAAGGCAGGTCCAGAACAACTAGCTGGTTCATCTCCGTAATCTAGCAGAACAGGCAGTTGATGCAGAAGGATGCTAGATTCTGACAGCCAGCAAACTTATTTATGGCTTGTAGTGTAAAACAGTTATAAAACTGTGGTATGGCTATCATCAATGTTTGACTTATTGGGAGAGTCACTTTTTTTGTAAAGattcagaaaaattaatatgtgaaaatattttaaatggttattttcaatatttattagATACATGTAGGACCATCAGGCTAGAGTTTATCACACATAATTGGAAGGTTATATACATTTCAGTGTAATAATAATCTTGCAGTTTGAGGttaacaaatataaaattgtgTAGGAGGCACCTTGAGAAATCACCTCTTTAAGACAATCCTGCTTTATAGCACAGGCATTAACAGGATTCCTGATGAATGCATGGCTAACCTGTTCTTAGCGGCATCCTGTTTTGGAGACAGCACAACCCAGAAGTTTGTTCCAGTCTGGTTCAAAAgagtttttctttgtattttatctgCTGGGTTTTAAGCATACATGTATGATTTCTTGTTTCATTAACAGTAGATGTGTTGTTGTTCGTTTCTCTATAGCAAGCTGTTGCATGGTTCATTTTGTGTTCCATTCTCTGTTTTTTAGACTAAACAATCTCAGTTCATACAATCTTTcattattcacatttttctgcttatgCTCATTgttttttccaattttctctAGTTAGTCCACAGGTTTTTTGAAGCATAATGTCCAAAATTGGACACAAAACTTTGAGtaattttaagctttttttctcagtgtctCCAATGAAAATAGTGGCTGATGGTATGAATTGTCAGCGTCGAGTCAAGGAATCTACAGCAGTAGTAAATTACACCAGTCTTTGGAATTGCAAAGTgcagttttttattttggtcTATTCTAactaaaagcaataaataaaatgaatacaaaatataaaatataacaattGATTATTTGCATTCTGTATATTTGTTGCTTTCCTGGAACCGTTTTGTCTCTGTCTGGAATATCTAATCAATCTGGAATGTCTAATCAATCAATCAGGCTGAAACTGCTTTTTGAAGCTACTCTTAAAAGCTCTTTTTTATTCTAAAAGGCAgtcctttttaattttgtaaaactAGTAAATATTAGctatttttgattttctgttatAAAGAGTTTAATTTGAATTTGTGCTACTTCTAGAAGAGCCTTCTGTGATGCATCTATTTGATACATCTTTTATTAGATCTATTAttatcatctttttatttattagatttatattgtatttttatatatattttgttagaTCTAGTTTTATGATGTTATCTAAAAATAGCAATTGTAAAATGCAATGtttagtatttaaaattattttgaaagctaTTTAACTGAAAGTATTGGTTAATATTTTGCAACTTAAAGCATTCTTAGTTtagttttatattatttatccTAGAAAACTATTGGAGTATTCAAACCAAAATCTGAAGAGCCTTATGGACATCTAAATCCAAAATGGaccaaatattttcacaagaTTTGTTGTCCTTGCTGCTTTGGCAGAGGCTGCCTCGTTCCAAATCAGGGATATCTCTCTGAAGCTGGTGCCTATCTTGTAGATGACAAGCTGGGGCTAggagttgtacccaaaactaAGGTAAAAGTTCAAATatataatttcaaatatataaattattgaATGCAAATATACAGTCACAGATGCGTCAGTCTCTGGACTGTGGTTGTGAAGACATCTTTGTGTATCATGCTTTAGCCCTGAGTCAGTTACAAACTATTTTAAGTCCTAATGTACAGTGGTTTAGCATAGAAGTGACTGTATGATACAGTCACTGTATGAAAACAGACAGTGgctgtatgttttttgttttacagggtAAGTCTGAGagcttaattctttttcttttttttttttgagttactttagcttttagtattttcttgtatttttgtgCTTAGTAATTTGGTGTGAAACATCAGGATTGCAAATATTGCAAATTTCTGTTTGGGGTATGTAAAATAGCAAATATTCACCTTTTCCTATTAAACTTGCCTGTTAGAAATGCCTGATGCttccttcttgttttcttgGCAACTGAGCATAAAATTTTCTGTTaatctgtaaagaaaatgataaagaactgtgctgtgtttttatcatttgtaatggatgttttcatattttaaggTTGTCTGGCTTGTCAGTGAGACCTTTAATTACAGTGCAATAGATCGTGCAaagtcaagaggaaaaaaatatgctttagaGAAAGTGCCAAAAGTTGGTAAAAAATTTAATCGAATTGGACTACCTCCTAAGGTAAGATTAAAGATAAGTGATCTGTGCTTAATCATACAAAACcttgaataataaaaaacccTTAAAGAGTAGAAGAAAAACCTTGTTGCCTATTTAAAAAACTATTTCTGAAAGATTGATGGTTGATATAACTGTTACTAGGCAAAATCTGACCAGTATtacattgtttcttttcttagacTATTTTTATGATCCAGCCAATTTTTATACCAGTTTGCAGTCTAGTTTTTCTGTTGGAGGagaaaagcacattaaaatactgtacgtctctttctgcttttcttgagTGCATAGTGATATTCCcttcagtgtcttttttttatattgtgtaATTGTTTCTCCCACTGATATTTAtctatttctttcatatttcctaaatctttctcccccttttatttgttttcttcttttaggtATCCTATTGTTACGTTCATCCTACCTTCCTTCTTGTGTCCATTACTTCATGACAAAAACCTCACATCTTTCTTGTATCCCCAGAATCTCACCACAGTGCCTACTCCTaatcttttaaaacacagattaTGCACAGCGTTGGTACTTGTCATTTCCAGCAATTTTGATTCATGTGACACATGTTATACAAGCTGGTATCAGCATGGTTACTTGACATGCTGTATATTCATCCACATCTCAGCATGTGTATATCTATCTGCGTTTTATGTCTCAAATATAATCCCTCTTTTGAATTTTAATCTTGAGCATCTTTGCTGTTGCCCACATATATGGAGTCTATTCCACCTGTAGTTTTCTTCCCTGGACTCTTGGGAAATGTATTTCAGCAATTTTCATGCAAAAAGTAtctgtcttggaaaaaaataactaaagcTGCTGGTCTCATCAATGAACATAAACGCTTTTCAGAGAGGAAGAATTTTCTGCTGTAAATTTTGGTGAGTTTCCTGTGAACTGATAAACCAACTATTCCCAATGAAAGAGAATAGactgtatttcttcctcttttcttgaaatattGCTCATAATACCAGAGGTTCGTTTATCCTCTTTCTGGCTACATTTTGTTCATGGTAAACTCAATGAGTACTTAAACGCattaacaaacaaaccaaacaaaaaaaaaatactaaggaCAGAAGTCTTTTTTAGAATTTAGGAGTGAAAAAGAGAAcacttaatctttttttctttttttatatgtatatcaCTTCTGCCAGGTGGTTCTGTGTAATATTTCCAGTGTTATGTACTTTAAAAGGATATCCTTTCAATTTTTGTGttaatgttaaaattattttaatgggcCTATGTGGGAGTGTTTTCCAAATACAGTTCATTAATGTTTCAGGTTGGCTCCTTCCAGCTGTTTGTTGAAGGATATAAGGAAGCTGACTACTGGCTCAGGAAGTTTGAAACTGATCCCTTACCTGAAAACACACGGAAAGAATTCCAGTCACAGTTTGAAAGATTGGTTATCTTAGATTATGTCATCAGAAATACAGGTATCATAGTGTCCTGCAGTATGTCCCTATCCTCTTGATACAGAAATTGTAAATAATGCTGACTGAAAGCTATCAATGAAGGCTTTAATGCATTTCAAATGTTTGTCTTGCAAGTGAAGGCCAGAATGCTGCATTTAAAACTTCTTCAAAACCACAGAACTTCAGATGCAAACATTACATATTAGAATATGATGAAATCCAAACAACTTTGTGTTGGATCAACATTAAATATTAGAATGACTATAtccaaacaatattttttatttaagaattgTAAAACAAATACTTCTTTCATGATACTCCAGTTATGTCAGTAGGCTATTAACTAGCTGTTTCCCCAAATTAGGGTAAGGGATGGTGGGGTTTCAGGATAAGAGAAGTCACAACGaccattccttttatttatgcTAAGTTGGATGCCATTAACAGCACACTTTCACATCAGTGCAAAATGCTTTGTATTCATTGTGACCAGGCACTGAAGTACAGCTGCAATGTGTCTGTGTTCTCCTGGGTTCATGTTTCTTTCACTCAGTGGCTGAGATTCATCTTTTGACTTTGtgggtgatttatttttcctctaaaatgCAAAGGCAGTTTAATTGAAGTGTTTCCTTTGTTGCTTCACCTGAGCTGCGCATCTGTAGTGTTCTTCAGGCATGCCAGCACCCAAGGATATTTCTTTATTGATGTTTTACTGTATATTCATCCAGTTAGGGAACCTAAAGAAGTAATGTGTAGTTAAGAATGCTTGGTAAATTTTCAGTCATTCCAGGAAATCAGTTACCTTAAAGGTTTTATTAAAGGTAAAACTTGttgattttggggagggggaggggatgGAGGTGAACAGTTTTGCCTGACTCCTTTGGTAAATCTTCAGTTTACAATATTAgtctttttatataattttagaTGCTGATTACTTTGTAAATGACATGTTGTGACAtgcattttcttgtttaaagaCAGAGGTAACGATAACTGGTTAGTCAGGTATGAAAAACAAGATGATGGGCCTGATCTGTCAGATAAGGTAAGAAAATACTCTGAAACACTCTGAATTGTTCTGTATCTGGGTTTTGCCTGGGATTAAGTAAATGGCTTTAATTCTGGTACATAGTCCTAAGAAATTGGATACTGCAAATTATTCTAGGCAAAGTGAGTGGAAACACTATTTGGATTAGACTAGTCTGAACAGAGCACTGCtggaagttatttttgttcttttttcttttctagtttgAACTATAGTAATAAAACTGTCTGCTGTTTCTGAAGTACATTTCTACAGCTATTTCTGTGCTGATTATCTTGTATTTTAACGTATATCGCTATTTTTGTAAGCACACAAGCATCACTTTGAAATATTCCTTCCCTAGGATATCCAGTGGACTGTAACTGAAGAATCTACTATTAAAATTGCTGCAATTGACAATGGCTTAGCATTTCCTTTTAAGCATCCTGATGAGTGGAGGGCATGTAAGTATTGCATTCTTCAATAATTTTGGGAGAGTAACTTCTAAATAAGTATTTGCAGTCTGGTTTCATAGTTCCTTACTTTTATAACCCATCACTGTAGTTATATATTGAACCTTTACATAATGGCATACTTTACTTCAGAAAGTTATCGACAAATTATATTTCTGCAGTTGTATATGCGGTTCCATCCttgttaatgtgttttttttaacccttaAAACAGTGTGTAAACTGGCAGtggaactgaaaaaataagtgtttctcacatttttctcttaatgTCATAGAAAATGGCTTGAGCGTAAGAATATGcaaattttctatttcaaaagtattttaaggGTACTGTTATAAGTGAATAAGCAGACAATCTGCATGTTATTTTTGCTTGTCTTCAGCTTTAGCTTAGCAATCTCCAGTTAATACTATGTCCAAGCAGATTGGATATTGATGTTTCTAATAAGTCTAGATTGCGTCTGAAAACATCTATGACTACTTAGAGTTTAGAGGGAAGTGCCTGGCAGGGCTTACAATTATTTGTCTGACCTATTAGCCAAACAGGTAATTATGACTTAAGTGTGGGCTAGTTTTATGGGTAAAAGGCTAGCTAATTACCCCACTCACAGCTCTGTGTAGTCCTAGACATCTTGATACTCAATAGCTGCTGTCCCAGGTATGTCTCTGCTACAGTCAATTCTGCAGACATGGCAATGCCTCCTTTCCTTAAAGGTAGGAGGAAACACAGCAATGCTTGCCTTCTCTTGAAAAAGCTGATTAATAGCAGCTACGTGAAAAGTTCAGAATATTTCTCTCAGTGTACTTAGAAGAAGACatcttaataaaaacaaaagactgtTAAAAATAGGTACTTCTTTGTTCTTCAGTATGAACTGAACATCTGATAGATTTCTGATTGTAGCCATTATTTTATTCCAGAAGAAACTGCATTACTGCACAAGGAGAAAGTCTCTACTTCTGTTTACAGTATTTAGTTATTGCTTATactaaatacttaaaatatgttttcactgTTTGGAAAAAAGCTAAGTAGCTGCTTTTGTAATTGCATCCAGATGAGGTATGTGGGGTAACAGGCAATGCTGTGAGAAATTGTGTGTTACTGTAAGTTTCGGGAGGGAACACAGCAGTGGTAAGCattaaaaaatttaattttttcctgttgttaatCTGAAAACATGTTTTACCTACATTTAGATCCCTTTCACTGGGCTTGGCTTCCTCAAGCACAAGTTCCCTTCTCTCAGGAGACC from Anas acuta chromosome 4, bAnaAcu1.1, whole genome shotgun sequence includes these protein-coding regions:
- the PI4K2B gene encoding phosphatidylinositol 4-kinase type 2-beta isoform X1 — protein: MAEPEEPLLRLAEPPPPAAPPAIGRAAPGGAVRLSGEPREDDDDEEEEEEEEEGAEGDGEEEPLLRPSWGREPRRAAGHTGHTVDMNTFLDDPEFAEIILRAEQAIECGVFPERISQGSSGSYFAKDPKGKTIGVFKPKSEEPYGHLNPKWTKYFHKICCPCCFGRGCLVPNQGYLSEAGAYLVDDKLGLGVVPKTKVVWLVSETFNYSAIDRAKSRGKKYALEKVPKVGKKFNRIGLPPKVGSFQLFVEGYKEADYWLRKFETDPLPENTRKEFQSQFERLVILDYVIRNTDRGNDNWLVRYEKQDDGPDLSDKDIQWTVTEESTIKIAAIDNGLAFPFKHPDEWRAYPFHWAWLPQAQVPFSQETRDLVLPRISDMNFVQDLCEDLHELFKTDKGFDKATFENQMSVMRGQILNLTQALKDGKSPIQLVQMPRVIVERSSTGSQGRIVHLSNAFTQTFHSRKPFFSSW
- the PI4K2B gene encoding phosphatidylinositol 4-kinase type 2-beta isoform X2 — its product is MNTFLDDPEFAEIILRAEQAIECGVFPERISQGSSGSYFAKDPKGKTIGVFKPKSEEPYGHLNPKWTKYFHKICCPCCFGRGCLVPNQGYLSEAGAYLVDDKLGLGVVPKTKVVWLVSETFNYSAIDRAKSRGKKYALEKVPKVGKKFNRIGLPPKVGSFQLFVEGYKEADYWLRKFETDPLPENTRKEFQSQFERLVILDYVIRNTDRGNDNWLVRYEKQDDGPDLSDKDIQWTVTEESTIKIAAIDNGLAFPFKHPDEWRAYPFHWAWLPQAQVPFSQETRDLVLPRISDMNFVQDLCEDLHELFKTDKGFDKATFENQMSVMRGQILNLTQALKDGKSPIQLVQMPRVIVERSSTGSQGRIVHLSNAFTQTFHSRKPFFSSW